Within the Pseudonocardia alni genome, the region CCAGGCGCATCCGCAGCTGCCCGACCGGTTCCGGCGCGGGCAGCGGCTGTTCGACGAACGTGCCGTACAGCCCGAGGTGGACGTGCACGACGCGGTCGCGGCCGTAGCGGTGGAACAGGTGCTTGCCGTGGGCCTCGGCCCCGGTCATCACCTCACCGTCGAGCAGCGCCGCAGAGGCTCCGAAACGGCCCTGCGGGCTGGACACGCCGACCGGCCGGCGCACGAACAGCTTCCGGTGCAGCCGCGCCAGCCGGTGCAGCGTGTGTCCCTCGGGCATCCCGGCTCCGGGTCAGGACGCGGGGAGCTCGATCTCGCCGGTCCGCTCGTAGTCGAGGACCTGGTCGATGCGCCGCTGGTGGCGCGCGTCGCCGGAGAACGGGGTGGCCAGGAAGGCGTCGACGATCGCGACGACCTCGTCGAAGCTGTGCTGCCGCGCGCCGACACCGATGATCTGGGCGTCGTTGTGCTCGCGGGCGAGCGTCGCGGTGGCCTCGTTCCACGCCAGCGCGGCGCGGATGCCCTGCACCTTGTTGGCGGCGATCTGCTCGCCGTTGCCGGACCCGCCCAGCACGATGCCGAGGGACTCCGGGTCCTCGACCACGCGCCGCGCGGTCTCGATGCACCAGGCGGGGTAGTCGTCGAGGGCGTCGTAGGTCGGAGCCCCGACGTCGATCGCCTCGATCCCCTGCTCGGTCAGGTACTCGACGAGCTTGCCCTTGACCTCGAAACCGGCGTGGTCACTGCCCAGGTAGACGCGCACGGGGCACGATCCTCCCCCATGCGGATCAGCGGCGTGGACGGGGTCCCGGGTGGCTGGGTGGTGTGCGTGCTCTCCGGCAGCGGACGGACACGTGAGGTGACGTGGACGGTGGTCCCCGACGCGGCGTCGGTACTCGCCGCGACGGCCGGGTGCGACGCCGTCGGGATCGACATCCCGCTGTCGGTCCCGGCCGGTGCGCAGCGCCGCGAGGCCGAGATCCTCGCGTCGGCGCGGCTGGGCCGGGCGCGGTCCTCCCTGTTCCCGACCCCGCCCGCCCCGGTGCTCGACGCAGGCTCCTACGACGAGGCCTGCGCCGCCGCCCAGGCCGTCACGGGGAAGAAGATCAGCCTGCAGACCTGGTACATCGTCGGGAAGATCCGCGAGTTCCAGCAGGTGCGGCTGCCGTCGTCGGTGGTCGAGGCGCACCCGGAGCTGACGTTCCGCACCATGGCACCGTCGCGTGCGTTCGCGGCGAAGAAGACCGCGCGCGGGGCGGGCCAGCGGGTCGCGGCGCTGTCGGAGTGGGTCCCCTCCGCCGCGTCGCTCGGTGACCTGCCCACCGCCGCCCGGCTCGACGACGTCCTCGACGCGCTGGCCTGCGCCTGGACCGCGGAACGCGTGGCCCACGGGACCGCGGAGCTGCTCGGCCCGGGAACCGACGCCCTGGGCCGGTCCACCGCGATCGCGGTCTGAGCGCGAGGATCACCGGATGGACGGGCAGCGGTCGGGCGGGCAGCGGTCGGACGGGCGCTGGCTCGAGCTCGCCGACGGGGTACTCGCCCGCCGGCACCACGAGCTCGACCTGACCACCGGTCTCGTGCTCGGCACGTCCGCCGCCCTGGTCATCGACACCCGCGGCGACACCGCCCAGGGCGCCGAGCTCGCCACCGCGGTGCGCGCGGTGACCGCCCTGCCGGCCGTCGTGGCCCTCACCCACGCCCACTTCGACCACTGCTTCGGCACCGCCGCGTTCCCGGGCGCCCCGGTGTACGCCCAGGCCGGCTGCGCGGGTGCACTGCTGGCGACGGCCGCCGCCCAGCGCGCCCACTGGTCCCGGCACTACCGTGACGCCGGGAGCGCCGGGAGCTCCGGGGGATCCGGCAGCTCCGCCGCCGCGACGGCCGACGCGCTCGCCGCCACCGTCCCGGTCCTCCCCGACCGCCCGGTCTGCCCCCGCCCGGCCTCCGTGCACACGCTCGACCTGGGCGGACGCGTCGTGCAGCTCGTGCACCCCGGCCCCGCGCACACCGGACACGACCTGGCGGTGCACGTCCCGGACGCGGGCGTGCTCTTCGCCGGGGACCTGCTGGAGAACGGGGCACCGCCGTCGTTCGGGCCGGACTCCTACCGCCGCGACTGGGCGGCCGCCGTGGGGCTGCTGCTCGACGTCGCCGCAGCCCCCGCCGCCACCGGGACACGGGTGTTCGTCCCGGGGCACGGCGATCCCCTGTCGCCCGACGAGGCAGCGGCACAGCACGCGGACCTGCTGCGGATCGCCCGGGCGGCCGAGGCCTCCGCCGCCGTGGTCCCGGGTGCTCTCCCGGAGAACTCGCTCGACCGGTAGGCGATTCCACGCGCCGACCGTCTGCCGACCACCGCGTGTCGGCCGTGCAGGCCGAGCCGTGAGCCGGTGTACCCCGATATCGGGGTGGGCACGGTTCGCTCTACGAATCCGCTTACCCGGTAAGCGAGTTCACGGATCCTCTGCCCGCGGCAGCGGTGATCGGCCGCAGTGGTCGGCACACGTCACCCGTCCGGTCGAGCCCGCCGTGATGGGGCCGCGCCGGTGCCGGACCGCGGTGGGGCGCCCATCGGCGTGGCGAGGTTCGACGAAGCTGCGGGCCCGCGCGCGGCGGCCGGCGGACATGGGCGGCTCCGTGGGGTCGGCGGATCCGGAGACGCTGGAGAGAACAGCCGGTGGGAACTGGTCCGGACAGACGTCCGGATACCGCCGTACGGACCACCGGACGGAGTGGCGTCGGGCGCGATCGCCGCGGGACACACGGACGTAACAGCGGACACCTAGCGTCACCGGCCGTGGGGAACGTGCCGCTGGTGGGGGTCGAGGAGGAGTTCCACGTGGTCGGCCTGGCCGACCGCCGGGCCGCGCCCGACGCGGAACGGTTGCTGGAGCACCTGGACGGGGCGGAGTTCTTCCCCGAGCTGCAACGGTCGCTGGTCGAGACCAACTCGCCCGCGACGCCGTCGCTGGACGAGCTGCGCACCCACGTGCGACGCCTGCGTACCCGGCTGCGCGAGGCGGCCGAACCGCTGGGGCTGGGTGTGGTCGCGGCCGGGACGGTGCCGCTGGTCGACCTGTCCGGCGACGACATCTCCGCCGGAGCCCGGTACGAGCGGATGCAGCACGAGTACCAGATGCTGGTGCGCGAGCAGCACATCTGCGGGGTGCAGGTGCACGTCGACGTCCCCGACCGCGACACCGCCGTGCAGGTCTCGCGCCGGGTCTCCCCCGCCCTGCCGACCCTGCTCGCCATCACCGCCAGCTCGCCGTACTGGCGCGGCCACGACACCGGCTACGCCAGCTACCGCAGCATGATCTGGCAGCGCTGGCCCACCGCCGGGCCGCCCGGCGACGTCACCACCGCCGCCGAGTACGACACGATGATCGACGAGCTCATCGCGTCCGGGACGATCAGCGACGCCGGGATGCTCTACTTCGACGTCCGACCCAGCGCACACCTGCCGACCGTCGAGCTGCGGCTGTGCGACGCCTGTCCCGACGTCGACGACGTCGTGCTGGTCGCGGGTCTGTTCCGCGCGCTGGTCGGGCGGGCCCGCGCCGACACCGAGGCGGGCAGGCCGCTGCCCCGCGCCCGGTACGAGCTGCTGCGTGCGGCCGGTTGGCGGGCCGCGCGGTCCGGGCTGGAGGGCGACCTCGTCGAGATCGGCCGGGCCCCTGCCGGTCCCCCGACACTGAGCTCCCCGTCGGTGCAGCTGCGCGCGCTGGTGGAGGACCTGCGGCCGTGGCTGGAGGAGGTCGGCGACCACGAGCAGGTCGCCGAGCTGGCCGAGGGCGTCCTGGCCCGCGGATCGGGCGCGGCGGCGCAACGGCGCGCGTTCGGGCGTCGCGGGTCGCTGACCGACGTGGTCGACGAGCTGCTGGCCCGCACCCACGGCGAGCGGCCGCCGTCGGCACCGGCGGAGACCGTGCCGTCCGCGCCGGAGCTGCTGGACGGCTACGTCCCACCCCGCTACGACGAGGCCGTCGACGCGACCGGCGCCGTCCGGCCCGGCTACGGCTGGCTGTTCCGCTCGCTGGAGCGGCTCGGCCCGCGCGGGCTGGCCGCGGCGGAGAACGCGCTGCGCACCGAGCAGCGCGCCCGCGGGGTGACCTTCCCGGTCCCCGGCGTCGAGCCCGGCCACGACGGCGAGCGGCTGTTCCCGCTGGACCTGGTGCCGCGGATCATCGAGCGCCACGACTGGGCGCACCTCGCGTCCGGGCTGGAGCAGCGGATCCGGGCGCTGGAGTGCTTCGTGCGCGACGTCTACGGCCGGCGCGAGATCGTGCGCGACCGGGTCGTCCCGGCCTCGGTGGTCGAGCAGGCCCCCGGCCGCACCCGCTCGGGCGCGCTGGTGCCGCCGGACGCGGTGCGGATCGCCGTCGGCGGCATCGACCTGGTCCGCGACGACGCCGACGGCTGGGTCGTGCTGGAGGACAACCTGCGCGTCCCGTCGGGCATCGGGTTCTCGATGATGAGCCGGCGCCTGATCCGCAGCGTGCTGCCCGACCTGGAGTCGCCCTCGGAGGTGCGCCACCTCGACGACGTGCCGGACCGGCTGCGGGCGGCGCTCGCGGCCGGCGACCCCGACGGACCCGACGGGGAGGCCGCGCTGCTGACCGCGGGCGAGGTGGACCCGGCGTTCTTCGAGCACCGGCTGCTCGCCGAGGCCATGGACGTCCCGCTGGTGACCCCGGCCCGGCTGCAGGTCACCGACGGCGCGCTGTTCCTCGTCGGCGGTGGGCGGCGGCGCCGGATCACCACCCTCTACCGTCGGATGGACGAGAACGAGCTCGCGATCGCCCGCGGCGCCGACCACCGCCCGCTCGGCCGCGCGCTGTGGGCGGCGATGGCCCGCGGGCGGGTGGCGCTGCGCAACGCGCCCGGCAACGGCGTCGCCGACGACAAGCTCGTCTACGCCTACGTGCCGGAGATGATCCGCTACTACCTCGGCGAGAAGCCGGTGCTGGCCTCGGTGCCGACGCTGCCCTGCGTCGACCCGCTCGCCCGTGAGCAGGTCCTGGACCGGCTCGACCGGCTGGTACTCAAGCCCGTCGACGGCTACGGCGGCGCCGGGATCGTGATCGGCCCGCACGCCGGGCGCGCCGAGCTGGACCGGATGGCCGCGGCGATCCGGGACACCCCGGCCGGCTGGGTCGCCCAGGACCTCGTCGGGATCTCCACCCATCCCACCTTCACCGACGGCGCCCTCCGGCCCCAGGCCGTCGACCTGCGGGTCTTCGCGGTGCAGTCCCCCGGCGCCGGCGGGGTGCCCGAGGTCGACGTGCTGCCCGCGGCGCTGTCGCGGGTCGCCCCGCCCGGCGGGATGATCGTGAACTCCTCGCGCGGCGGCGGGGCGAAGGACACCTGGGTGCTGGCCTGAGCCGGGCTCAGCCGGCGAGCAGCAGGTCCGGCTCGCCCAGCACCCGGTCGGCCACGGCGCGGGCGGTCCCGGTGACGGTGGCCGCCCGGCCGTGCGGGGACACGAGCACGGCGACGTCCGGCCCGGTCGCGACCCCGCGGCGCACCAGCTCCGCGTGCACCGCGGGGACCAGCCAGGTGCCCAGCTCGGCGTAGCTGCCACCGAGGACGACGGTGCCGACGTCGACGACGTGGAGTACCGACGTCAGCGCCGTACCCAGCGCGGCACCGGCCCGGGCCAGCGCCCCCGTCGCGGCCGGGTCCCCCGCGCGGGCGGCGGTCCGCAGCGCCGCGACGTCGGCGGCGCCCGCGTCGCCGAGCAGGGCGGGCAGGCCCGCGTAGACCTCGACGCAGCCGGTGCCGCCGCAGCCGCAGAGCCGCCCGGCGCGCTCGATCACGACGTGCCCGATCTCCCCGGCGACGCCGCGGGCACCGGGCAGCACCCGCCCGTCGACGACGATCCCGCCACCGATCCCCACGTCGGCGGAGACGTAGACGAAGTCGTCGGCCTGCCCCAGGTGCGCGAGCGCCCCGAGCGAGGCCTCGTTGCCGACGAGCAGCGGCACCTCACCGAGCGCACCGGCGTGCTCGGCGGGGCGGCAGCCGTCGAGCCGGGGCAGGTTCGGGGCCCGCAGCAGTACCGCCGCGCCGTCCGAGCCGCGCACCGGTCCGGGGACGGCGATCCCGGCCCCGGCGACCGTTCGGCCGGTGCGCGCGGCCAGGTTCGCCGCGGTCCGCGCGGCCCGCCCGAACACCGCATCCGGGTCGAGGCCGCGGTGGTCGCGGCGCCGGCGCGACCGGTGCACCACCTGCCCGTCCAGACCGGTGACCAGCGCGTCGACGCCGTCGACCTCGACCGACACGGCCAGCACGACCGGCCCGCTGCCGGCGAACACCAGGGGGGTGCCGGGCCGGCCGACCCGGCTGCGGTCGGGCTCGCCCTCCGCGAGCACGCCCGCGGCGACCAGCGGGTCCAGCAGCCCCGCGACGGTGCCGCGGGTCAGCCCGGTCGCCGCGGCGAGCGACGCCCGCGACGACGGCGCCGCCCGCAGCGCCCCCAGCAGCAGGCCGAGGTTGTGCCGGCGCACCGCCGGTGAGCGCGCGGGCGGGGCCTGCGGGCGGGGAGCCGGTCGGTCGTGCACGGGGTCATCGTGCTCCGGCGAGGTGTTCCAGTGCCAGCTGGTGGAGCCGGACGAAGCCGTACCCGCGACGGCCCAGCGCGTCCGGGTCGACGGTGTCCAGCGCCGGGTCGGCGAACAGGTCCGCCGCGGTCTCCCCGGCCCCAAGCGTCGGCTCGGACAGTGCGGGCACCCCGGCCTCGACGAGCGCGGCGACGACCTCGGGGTCGGCCCGGAACGCGGCCGCCCGCTCGCGCAGCAGCAGGTAGGTGCGCATGTTCGCGGCGGCGCTGTCCCACACCCCGCGCCGGTCCTCGGTGCGCGCCGGCTTGTAGTCGAAGTGCCGTGGCCCGTCGTAGCCTGCGGTCTCGAGCAGGTCGACCAGCGAGAACGCGTTCAGCAGGTCACCGTGGCCGAACACCAGGTCCTGGTCGTACTTGATGCCGCGCTGGCCGTTCAGGTCGATGTGGAACAGCTTCCCGGCCCACAGTGCCTGGGCGACGCCGTGGGTCATGTTGAGCCCGGCCATCTGCTCGTGCCCGACCTCGGGGTTGACGCCCACGAGCTCGGGGTGGGCGAGGCGCTCGACGAAGGCCAGCGCGTGCCCGACGGTGGGCAGCAGGATGTCCCCGCGGGGCTCGTTGGGCTTCGGCTCGATCGCGAACCGGATGTCGTACCCCTGCTCCAGGACGTGCCCGCAGAGCAGGTCCATGGCCTCGCGGTAACGGTCCAGGGCGGCGCGGACGTCCTTGGCGGAGTCGAACTCCGAACCCTCCCGTCCACCCCACAGCACGAAGGTGCGGGCACCGAGCTCCGCGGCCAGCTCGACGTTGTGCAGCACCTTGCGCAGCGCGAGGCGCCGCACGGTCCGGTCGTTGGAGGTGAACCCGCCGTCCTTGAACACCGGGTGCGAGAACAGGTTCGTGGTGATCATCGGAACGGTCATGCCGGTCGCCTCGCACGCCTTCCGCAGCCGTGCGATCTGCCGGTCCCGGTGGGCCGGGTCCGGCGCGAAGCCGAACAGGTCGTCGTCGTGGAAGGTGAGACCCCAGGCGCCGCGCGCGGCGAGCTCCTCGACGGCCTCGACGACGTCGAGCTCGGGGCGGGTGGGCGAGCCGAACGGGTCGGCCGCGGTCCAGCCGACGGTCCACAGTCCGAAGGAGAACCGGTCGGCGGGGGTGGGGGCGGGAACGGACATGGGGCGGGACTCCTGGGACGGGGGTGCGGGACGGTCCGGCAGCGAGCCGGTGGACAGGACGCCGGCGTAGAACCGGGCACTGAGCTTGGGGGTACGGGCGTGGGTCACCGGGTCCACGGCGACGATGCCGAAGCGCATCGCGTAGCCGCGGGCCCACTCGAAGTTGTCGAGCAGTGACCAGACGTAGTAGCCGCGGACCGGCAGGCCGTCGGCCGCGGCCCGGGCGGTCTCGGCGAGGTGGTCGTGCAGGTAGGCGACGCGGTCGTGGTCCTGCACCGCACCGTCGGCGGCGGGGACGTCGGGATAGGCGGCGCCGTTCTCGGTGACCACCAGGTCCAGGCCGGGATGCTCGGCGGCGAGCCGGCGCAGCAACGCGCCCAGGCCCCGGGCGTCGACCCCCCAGCCCATGTCGGTGAGCGGACCGGCGGGCCGCGGGAACTCGACGTCCTCGCAGGCGACCCACGGGGTGGCGGCGCCGTCGCCGTGCCCGTCGGCGGTCTCCTTCGGCCGCTCGCGCGTCCAGTGCCGCACGACGGTCGGCGTGTAGTAGTTGACCCCCAGCACGTCCGGCGGGGCGTGCACCAGCCGCTCGTCGCCGGGCAGGACGAACGACCAGTCGGTGACCCCGGCGGTGTCGGTGAGGACGTCGGCCGGGTAGCCGCCGTCGAGCATCGGGCCGGTGAACAGCCGGTTCTGCAGGCCGTCGACCCGGCGGGCGGCGTCGCGGTCGGCGTCGGACCCGGTCTGCGGCAGCACCCAGGCGAGGTTGAGGCTGACGGCGATCCGGGCGCCGGGGAGCAGCTCCCGGATCGCCGTGGTGGCGAGCCCGTGGGCGAGGTTGAGGTGGTGCACCGCGGCCAGTGCCGCGGCGGGCTCGGTACGACCGGGTGCGTGCACCCCGGCCGCGTAGCCGAGGAAGGCGCTGCACCACGGCTCGTTGAGCGTCGTGAACAGCTCCACCCGGTCACCCAGCGCGGCGGCGACGACGGCCGCGTACTCGGCGAAGCGGTACGCCGTCGCCCGTGCCGCCCAGCCACCGGCGTCCTCCAGGGCCTGGGGCAGGTCCCAGTGGTAGAGCGTGAGCACCGGGGCGATCCCCGCGGCCCGCAGCGCGTCGACCAGCTCCGAGTAGAAGGCGAGCCCCTGGGCCGACACGGGTCCGAGGCCGTCCGGCCCGACCTGCGGGGTCACCCGGTTCCAGCTGACGGAGAAGCGGTAGGACTGCAGGCCCAGCTCGCGCATGAGCGCCACGTCCTCGTGGACCCGGTGGTAGTGGTCGGCCGCGACGTCGCCGGTCTCGCCGTCCGCGGTCCGACCAGGGGTGTGGGCGAAGGTGTCCCAGATGCTGCGGGTGCGTCCGCCCTCGGCGACCGCCCCTTCGATCTGGTAAGCGGCGGTGGCGGCGCCGAGCACGAGCCCCTCGGGCAGATACGTGGTCATCCGCCGAGCCGCCGGCCGCTCGCCGGGTCGAACGCGTGCACCGTGCGGCCCTCACGGGCCGCGACCCGGAGCCGGGAACCGACGGCCGGTCCCGCCCCGCCGTCGAGCCGGACGACGAACCGCTGCGCGTCGGCACCGACCCGGCCGTGCACGAAGGTGTCCGACCCCAGCTCCTCGGCGAGCTCGACGGTGAGCTCCAGGG harbors:
- a CDS encoding ribose-5-phosphate isomerase — encoded protein: MRVYLGSDHAGFEVKGKLVEYLTEQGIEAIDVGAPTYDALDDYPAWCIETARRVVEDPESLGIVLGGSGNGEQIAANKVQGIRAALAWNEATATLAREHNDAQIIGVGARQHSFDEVVAIVDAFLATPFSGDARHQRRIDQVLDYERTGEIELPAS
- a CDS encoding DUF429 domain-containing protein, with the protein product MRISGVDGVPGGWVVCVLSGSGRTREVTWTVVPDAASVLAATAGCDAVGIDIPLSVPAGAQRREAEILASARLGRARSSLFPTPPAPVLDAGSYDEACAAAQAVTGKKISLQTWYIVGKIREFQQVRLPSSVVEAHPELTFRTMAPSRAFAAKKTARGAGQRVAALSEWVPSAASLGDLPTAARLDDVLDALACAWTAERVAHGTAELLGPGTDALGRSTAIAV
- a CDS encoding MBL fold metallo-hydrolase, which codes for MDGQRSGGQRSDGRWLELADGVLARRHHELDLTTGLVLGTSAALVIDTRGDTAQGAELATAVRAVTALPAVVALTHAHFDHCFGTAAFPGAPVYAQAGCAGALLATAAAQRAHWSRHYRDAGSAGSSGGSGSSAAATADALAATVPVLPDRPVCPRPASVHTLDLGGRVVQLVHPGPAHTGHDLAVHVPDAGVLFAGDLLENGAPPSFGPDSYRRDWAAAVGLLLDVAAAPAATGTRVFVPGHGDPLSPDEAAAQHADLLRIARAAEASAAVVPGALPENSLDR
- a CDS encoding carboxylate--amine ligase/circularly permuted type 2 ATP-grasp protein codes for the protein MGNVPLVGVEEEFHVVGLADRRAAPDAERLLEHLDGAEFFPELQRSLVETNSPATPSLDELRTHVRRLRTRLREAAEPLGLGVVAAGTVPLVDLSGDDISAGARYERMQHEYQMLVREQHICGVQVHVDVPDRDTAVQVSRRVSPALPTLLAITASSPYWRGHDTGYASYRSMIWQRWPTAGPPGDVTTAAEYDTMIDELIASGTISDAGMLYFDVRPSAHLPTVELRLCDACPDVDDVVLVAGLFRALVGRARADTEAGRPLPRARYELLRAAGWRAARSGLEGDLVEIGRAPAGPPTLSSPSVQLRALVEDLRPWLEEVGDHEQVAELAEGVLARGSGAAAQRRAFGRRGSLTDVVDELLARTHGERPPSAPAETVPSAPELLDGYVPPRYDEAVDATGAVRPGYGWLFRSLERLGPRGLAAAENALRTEQRARGVTFPVPGVEPGHDGERLFPLDLVPRIIERHDWAHLASGLEQRIRALECFVRDVYGRREIVRDRVVPASVVEQAPGRTRSGALVPPDAVRIAVGGIDLVRDDADGWVVLEDNLRVPSGIGFSMMSRRLIRSVLPDLESPSEVRHLDDVPDRLRAALAAGDPDGPDGEAALLTAGEVDPAFFEHRLLAEAMDVPLVTPARLQVTDGALFLVGGGRRRRITTLYRRMDENELAIARGADHRPLGRALWAAMARGRVALRNAPGNGVADDKLVYAYVPEMIRYYLGEKPVLASVPTLPCVDPLAREQVLDRLDRLVLKPVDGYGGAGIVIGPHAGRAELDRMAAAIRDTPAGWVAQDLVGISTHPTFTDGALRPQAVDLRVFAVQSPGAGGVPEVDVLPAALSRVAPPGGMIVNSSRGGGAKDTWVLA
- a CDS encoding ROK family protein, with the translated sequence MHDRPAPRPQAPPARSPAVRRHNLGLLLGALRAAPSSRASLAAATGLTRGTVAGLLDPLVAAGVLAEGEPDRSRVGRPGTPLVFAGSGPVVLAVSVEVDGVDALVTGLDGQVVHRSRRRRDHRGLDPDAVFGRAARTAANLAARTGRTVAGAGIAVPGPVRGSDGAAVLLRAPNLPRLDGCRPAEHAGALGEVPLLVGNEASLGALAHLGQADDFVYVSADVGIGGGIVVDGRVLPGARGVAGEIGHVVIERAGRLCGCGGTGCVEVYAGLPALLGDAGAADVAALRTAARAGDPAATGALARAGAALGTALTSVLHVVDVGTVVLGGSYAELGTWLVPAVHAELVRRGVATGPDVAVLVSPHGRAATVTGTARAVADRVLGEPDLLLAG
- the xylA gene encoding xylose isomerase, whose translation is MSVPAPTPADRFSFGLWTVGWTAADPFGSPTRPELDVVEAVEELAARGAWGLTFHDDDLFGFAPDPAHRDRQIARLRKACEATGMTVPMITTNLFSHPVFKDGGFTSNDRTVRRLALRKVLHNVELAAELGARTFVLWGGREGSEFDSAKDVRAALDRYREAMDLLCGHVLEQGYDIRFAIEPKPNEPRGDILLPTVGHALAFVERLAHPELVGVNPEVGHEQMAGLNMTHGVAQALWAGKLFHIDLNGQRGIKYDQDLVFGHGDLLNAFSLVDLLETAGYDGPRHFDYKPARTEDRRGVWDSAAANMRTYLLLRERAAAFRADPEVVAALVEAGVPALSEPTLGAGETAADLFADPALDTVDPDALGRRGYGFVRLHQLALEHLAGAR